The Onychomys torridus chromosome 4, mOncTor1.1, whole genome shotgun sequence genome includes a window with the following:
- the Arl6ip6 gene encoding ADP-ribosylation factor-like protein 6-interacting protein 6: MSFVASARSAAARRRRPVAPGPATRPGYSDFTQGDGWGEGEVDEDEGCDQVARDLRAEFSAGASSEPKRAPRLPGVGDGSPVLPEKRNGIFPATAAARSQARRWPVQVLSILCSLLFAGLLAVLLAVAYLIVKELHAENLKNEDDVDTGLLGFWSLLTLSLTAGFSCCSFSWTVTYFDSFEPGMFPPTPLSPARFKKLTGHSFHMGYSMAILNGIVAALTVAWCLM, translated from the exons ATGTCGTTTGTAGCTAGCGCCAGGTCCGCGGCCGCTCGACGGCGCCGCCCGGTCGCCCCGGGCCCCGCGACTCGGCCTGGGTATTCCGACTTCACTCAGGGTGATGGCTGGGGCGAGGGCGAGGTCGACGAAGACGAGGGATGCGACCAAGTGGCCCGCGACCTGCGGGCAGAGTTCTCAGCCGGGGCGTCCTCGGAGCCCAAGAGGGCCCCGCGACTCCCGGGAGTCGGAGACGGGTCGCCCGTCCTGCCCGAGAAGCGCAACGGCATCTTCCCGGCCACTGCGGCCGCCAGAAGCCAGGCTCGGCGGTGGCCCGTCCAGGTCCTCTCCATTCTGTGTTCGCTGCTCTTCGCCGGCCTCCTGGCTGTCCTCCTCGCCGTCGCCTACCTGATCGTTAAAG AATTGCATgcagaaaatttgaaaaatgaagatGATGTAGATACTGGGCTGTTAG GGTTCTGGTCTCTGCTGACACTATCTCTAACAGCTGGGTTCTCCTGTTGCAGCTTCTCTTGGACAGTGActtattttgattcttttgaaCCAGGAATGTTTCCGCCTACTCCTCTTTCACCTGCTAGATTCAA GAAACTGACTGGACATTCTTTCCACATGGGCTATAGTATGGCAATTTTGAATGGCATTGTAGCTGCTCTTACTGTGGCGTGGTGCCTCATGTAG